A single region of the Fusarium keratoplasticum isolate Fu6.1 chromosome 7, whole genome shotgun sequence genome encodes:
- a CDS encoding Carboxylic ester hydrolase, whose amino-acid sequence MAPETSSFLQHPVIGHIRVRDGDGVVQCLGLKYASLENRFAEAQIMDYPSEGHLTATRHGPPVIMPHGAVDFEMDLLQQAIPQFDVPLMSDLDGLNLNITLPKDCNEGSIPRLPVLVFVHGGSFTFGSNSYPHYDQSRIVKLSIEMGKPIIAVNFNYRLGIPGFLTSQELSDAGFKPNRGLRDQRVALRWIKKYIAGFGGDPDQITLVGQSAGAASVDFHMQSEEALFSQAILFGGSSVLLQPLEPETAESVYNSTIQALAPDEQSPEGRIESLLSIPVELMLANASKEMIAAGPTIDHDLIPAAATLGDTNDIIESPMSHNRWCKRLFSIDSQFDGSIFDILNLRARQQGITTSFRTHLIKTLGKTEASRVLDHYSIRDDTPDEESLLSIAQAITDVGYYALSVKYAESFPGDSVLGHFNEPNPWDGVHAGRANHILDIAYLFGNYEERYGPQNKLVARSLAEDVLSFVYGVNDLPVFGVEKKVVVYGPGSDGVSRQILRWDDRAVMRDGTVFELAKEAGGLGKLLQALLSFC is encoded by the exons ATGGCTCCCGAGACAAGCTCATTTCTACAGCACCCTGTCATTGGACATATTCGCGTTagggatggcgatggggtCGTCCAGTGCCTCGGTCTCAAGTATGCTTCTCTCGAAAATCGGTTTGCTGAGGCGCAAATCATGGATTACCCCAGCGAGGGCCATCTTACGGCTACAAGGCACGG TCCGCCCGTCATCATGCCACATGGAGCTGTTGACTTTGAAATGGACTTGCTTCAACAGGCCATCCCCCAGTTTGACGTCCCTCTCATGTCCGATCTGGATGGTTTGAACCTCAACATCACGTTGCCAAAGGACTGCAACGAGGGCTCCATCCCCCGACTGCCAGTGTTGGTTTTTGTTCACGGTGGCAGCTTCACTTTTGGGTCTAACTCTTACCCTCATTACGACCAAAGCCGAATTGTCAAGTTGTCGATAGAGATGGGTAAGCCCATAATAGCAGTCAATTTCAA TTATCGATTGGGTATACCAGGGTTCTTGACTTCGCAAGAGCTGTCAGATGCAGGTTTCAAGCCTAATCGTGGTCTCCGAGACCAGAGAGTTGCACTACGGTGGATCAAGAAATACATTGCCGGGTTTGGAGGCGACCCGGATCAGATCACACTCGTCGGGCAAAGTGCTGGCGCAG CGTCGGTCGACTTTCATATGCAATCCGAGGAAGCCTTGTTTAGCCAAGCAATCCTGTTCGGAGGCTCCTCCGTTCTATTGCAACCACTTGAGCCAGAGACAGCTGAATCCGTCTACAACTCTACGATTCAGGCACTAGCTCCGGACGAGCAGTCTCCTGAAGGTCGTATCGAGTCCCTCTTGAGCATTCCGGTAGAACTTATGCTGGCCAATGCTTCAAAGGAAATGATTGCTGCTGGTCCTACAATTGATCATGACTTGATCCCGGCCGCAGCGACTCTTGGAGACACCAATGACATAATTGAGTCTCCAATGTCCCACAATCGATGGTGCAAAAGATTGTTTTCCATCGACAGCCAGTTTGAT GGATCCATTTTTGACATTCTCAACCTCCGCGCCCGCCAACAAGGCATCACAACAAGCTTCCGAACTCATTTGATCAAGACCTTGGGGAAAACAGAGGCTTCTAGAGTTTTGGACCACTACAGCATACGTGACGACACGCCGGATGAAGAATCCTTGCTCAGCATCGCTCAAGCAATCACCGATGTCGGTTACTACGCCCTATCTGTGAAATATGCCGAGTCATTTCCGGGAGATTCCGTTCTGGGTCACTTCAACGAGCCAAACCCGTGGGATGGTGTTCACGCTGGTCGAGCGAATCATATCCTCGATATCGCCTATCTCTTTGGCAACTATGAGGAGAGATATGGCCCCCAGAACAAACTTGTGGCTAGATCACTAGCTGAAGACGTTCTGTCGTTTGTATACGGAGTCAATGACTTGCCAGTTTTTGGCGTGGAGAAGAAAGTGGTAGTTTATGGGCCAGGGAGTGACGGTGTTTCTAGACAGATCTTGAGATGGGATGATAGAGCAGTTATGAGAGATGGTACCGTATTCGAGCTAGCTAAAGAAGCGGGGGGTCTTGGTAAACTACTGCAGGCCCTCCTCAGCTTCTGTTAA
- a CDS encoding MFS domain-containing protein, with translation MAKDVERNLRRAEDARAAIEFEDDPHRAALEDDPEHTEVSFKTWLAIFSMAASFGPAVGLGFTVVAAVVVQITNDLGNDADLAWVVGAWSLSTACSFSLGGPLSDIFGRRDLILGGQAVVMIGCIVGGVAKNVATLIASETVIGLGTGFVFVAYAGVPEMLPNKWRALGVGILEGGIMVPWGMVGVLLGAALLEYASWRWIFYLGIIVEGLALVGTALCYWPTSRPRGDFDKTRWQQFKEVDWIGLSLFTLGLATALVGLTWGGSPDHPWKSASSIVPIVLGVAVVALAFVYDFNFAKAPLFPAKLFRMWRGFVVLLIGLFISGMNFHAMSALFPQGSLFMFTTDSIQIGLISLPTNLISTIVGALVPICAHRIGHIKWLFAAGMAFQAIFMGASAATVNPNNRWAWTFVPAFGVPMFLMVTILGYAIASLHVPHSHLGVAMGLLGTFRSAGGAVGNAIFNTVFQDKFRAFSGEEITKAALASGLNAADLGAIIPGTIAHNLGVPHSLDGIEGMTPAIAETLRSAVRLAYGRSFQFVFYITIPFSVIALICSFWVEDPEPYMTNHVQSAMNNRVNEKVGLKDGLSQDGIEVENVERAREPNTIG, from the exons ATGGCGAAGGACGTTGAACGCAACCTGCGTCGCGCAGAGGATGCTCGCGCGGCCATAGAGTTTGAAGATGATCCCCATCGCGCCGCATTGGAGGATGATCCTGAACACACTGAGGTCAGCTTCAAAACCTGGCTCGCCATTTTT TCCATGGCTGCTTCTTTCGGCCCTGCCGTTGGCCTAGGATTCACCGTTGTCGCTGCTGTTGTCGTCCAGATAACCAACGATCTTGGAAATGACGCTGATTTGGCTTGGGTCGTTGGCGCCTGGTCTCTGTCGACGGCATGCTCCTTCTCCCTTGGTGGGCCTCTCAGTGATATCTTTGGCCGTAGAGATCTCATTCTCGGCGGCCAGGCTGTTGTAATGATAGGCTGTATCGTGGGAGGCGTCGCAAAGAATGTTGCAACTTTGATTGCGAGCGAGACGGTCATCGGTCTTGGGACAGGCTTCGTCTTTGTTGCATATGCTGGCGTTCCTGAAATGCTGCCCAACAAGTGGCGTGCTCTGGGAGTTGGAATCCTGGAGGGTGGTATTATGGTCCCATG GGGAATGGTCGGTGTCCTCCTTGGAGCTGCCCTGTTGGAGTATGCGTCATGGCGCTGGATCTTCTACCTCGGTATCATCGTCGAAGGCCTCGCCCTCGTTGGAACAGCCCTGTGTTACTGGCCAACATCCCGACCTCGTGGTGACTTTGACAAGACTCGATGGCAGCAGTTCAAGGAAGTCGACTGGATCGGACTCTCGCTCTTCACCCTGGGCCTTGCAACCGCCCTTGTCGGCCTGACCTGGGGCGGTAGCCCAGACCATCCCTGGAAGAGCGCGAGCTCCATTGTACCCATTGTTCTCGGAGTGGCAGTCGTTGCACTTGCGTTCGTCTACGACTTCAACTTCGCCAAGGCCCCTCTGTTCCCTGCGAAGCTCTTCCGCATGTGGCGCGGCTTTGTAGTGCTGCTGATTGGACTGTTCATCTCGGGCATGAACTTCCATGCCATGTCTGCTCTCTTCCCTCAGGGATCCCTCTTCATGTTCACAACGGATAGCATCCAGATCGGACTCATCTCACTCCCGaccaacctcatctccaCGATCGTTGGTGCCCTCGTCCCTATCTGCGCGCACCGAATAGGCCATATAAAGTGGCTTTTCGCGGCCGGCATGGCTTTCCAGGCCATCTTTATGGGTGCCAGTGCCGCTACTGTCAACCCTAACAATAGGTGGGCATGGACTTTCGTGCCAGCCTTTGGCGTTCCCATGTTCCTCATGGTCACCATTCTAGGCTACGCTATCGCTAGTCTACATGTTCCGCACTCGCATCTAGGAGTAGCTATGGGACTCCTAGGAACCTTCCGTTCGGCGGGTGGTGCTGTCGGGAACGCCATATTTAATACTGTGTTCCAGGATAAGTTCCGCGCCTTTTCAGGAGAAGAAATCACGAAAGCAGCACTGGCAAGCGGTCTGAACGCTGCTGATCTTGGAGCTATTATCCCGGGAACTATCGCTCACAACCTTGGCGTCCCCCATTCTCTCGACGGCATTGAAGGCATGACGCCCGCCATCGCAGAAACTCTTCGCTCGGCGGTGCGCCTTGCTTATGGCCGCTCTTTCCAGTTCGTCTTTTACATCACCATTCCCTTCAGCGTCATTGCTTTGATCTGCTCTTTCTGGGTCGAAGATCCTGAGCCTTACATGACGAACCACGTTCAGTCGGCAATGAACAACAGAGTGAATGAAAAGGTAGGCTTGAAGGATGGCTTAAGCCAGGATGGAATCGAAGTGGAGAACGTGGAGAGAGCGCGGGAGCCCAATACTATCGGCTAG